In Pseudomonadota bacterium, a single window of DNA contains:
- a CDS encoding GDSL-type esterase/lipase family protein: MTGGGEPKSIVCFGDSITWGFDPRGAEAFHRYGIAERWTRRLQDELGDGYHVVEEGLSGRTTVFDDPVLGGMSGLADLPNVLKSHMPVDLLVLMLGTNDIKNRFGVNGAEIATAMSRLVDLALKSGCGPDAGPPQILLLVPPVLGPVDQTWLAPMFGDEKNRVVLEELRQTYPALAAVFGIACFDTNEAVKPGTIDGVHLDPDMLEPFAKAVAAQICVLL; this comes from the coding sequence ATGACCGGAGGTGGGGAGCCCAAGTCGATCGTTTGCTTCGGCGACTCGATCACCTGGGGTTTCGACCCCCGGGGCGCGGAGGCCTTCCATCGCTACGGGATCGCGGAACGCTGGACCCGGCGCCTTCAGGACGAACTCGGCGACGGTTACCACGTCGTCGAGGAAGGCTTGAGCGGGCGCACCACGGTCTTCGACGATCCGGTCCTGGGCGGCATGAGCGGGTTGGCGGATCTGCCGAATGTACTGAAGAGCCACATGCCGGTGGATCTTCTGGTGTTGATGCTGGGCACGAACGACATCAAGAACCGGTTCGGCGTTAACGGCGCCGAGATCGCGACAGCCATGTCGCGTCTGGTCGATCTGGCGCTCAAGTCGGGCTGTGGCCCGGATGCCGGTCCGCCGCAAATCCTTCTTCTGGTGCCACCGGTCCTGGGTCCGGTTGACCAGACATGGCTTGCGCCCATGTTCGGTGATGAGAAGAACCGGGTTGTGCTTGAAGAGTTGCGCCAGACCTATCCGGCCCTGGCCGCGGTGTTCGGCATCGCCTGCTTCGACACCAACGAGGCGGTCAAGCCTGGCACCATCGACGGCGTCCACCTTGACCCCGACATGCTGGAGCCCTTCGCGAAGGCGGTCGCCGCGCAGATCTGCGTCCTGCTCTAG